One segment of Manihot esculenta cultivar AM560-2 chromosome 4, M.esculenta_v8, whole genome shotgun sequence DNA contains the following:
- the LOC110613738 gene encoding ABC transporter G family member 3, with amino-acid sequence MEEIQSQSDNYRSSSSSASSPASRVPSSNFFYLRKPGSLRQPISFEDSPEWEDTDIDVRVEEGGDSINVAATPASPSLSKLNSGSLPSPPLPENAVVARKIAGSSVVWKDLTVTIRGKRKYSDKVVKSSSGYALPGTMTVIMGPAKSGKSTLLRAIAGRLHHSAKMYGEIFVNGKKSRLPYGAYGFVERETTLIGSLTVREYLYYAALLQLPGFFCQKKSVVEDAIHAMSLSDYANKLIGGHCYMNGLPNGERRRVSIARELVMRPHILFIDEPLYHLDSVSALLMMVTLKKLASTGFTLIFTIYQSSTEVFGLFDRICLLSNGNTLFFGETLACLQHFSNAGFPCPIMQSPSDHFLRAINTDFDRIIAMCRNWQDDHGDFSSVNMDTAVAIRTLEATYKSSADAAAVETMILKLTEKEGPYLKSKGKASCATRVAVLTWRSLLIMSRDWKYYWLRLILYMLLTLCIGTVFSGLGHSLSSVVTRVAAIFTFISFTSLLSIAGVPSILKEIKIFASEESNRHSGALVFLLGQLLSSIPFLFLVSISSSLVFYFLIGLRDEFSLLMYFVLNFFICLLVNEGLMLLITSLWLHVFWSVLTLVSMHVVMMLSAGYLRIRNTLPGPVWTYPISYIAFHTYSIQGLLENEYLGTSFAVGEVRTISGIQALRSAYDISSDSNSKWENLLVLFLMAIAYRILVLIVLHFRVGKNESVLKFCRCNQDTNDPR; translated from the exons ATGGAGGAGATACAGTCTCAATCAGATAATTATAGATCTTCATCATCTTCAGCCAGTAGTCCTGCGAGCAGGGTGCCTTCAAGTAACTTTTTTTACTTGCGGAAGCCCGGTTCACTCAGACAACCAATCTCATTTGAGGACTCACCAGAATGGGAGGATACAGATATCGATGTTAGGGTGGAGGAAGGGGGTGACTCTATCAATGTTGCTGCAACACCAGCTTCCCCATCTCTGTCAAAGCTCAATAGCGGTTCATTGCCATCACCACCACTGCCAGAGAATGCAGTTGTTGCGAGAAAGATTGCAGGATCTTCCGTTGTCTGGAAAGACTTAACTGTTACAATCAGGGGTAAAAGGAAGTACTCTGATAAAGTTGTAAAGAGCTCAAGTGGTTATGCACTGCCTGGGACGATGACAGTAATCATGGGTCCTGCAAAGTCAGGGAAATCCACATTGTTGCGGGCTATTGCAG GAAGGTTGCATCACTCAGCCAAAATGTATGGTGAAATATTTGTGAATGGCAAAAAATCACGCTTGCCTTATGGTGCATAT GGCTTTGTTGAAAGGGAAACTACTCTGATTGGGTCCCTCACTGTTCGAGAATATCTATACTATGCTGCACTGCTTCAACTTCCTGGTTTCTTCTGCCAGAAAAAGAGTGTGGTAGAGGATGCCATCCATGCAATGTCCTTGAGTGATTATGCAAATAAATTGATTGGAGGCCACTGTTATATGAATGGCCTTCCTAATGGTGAGAGAAGGCGTGTTAGCATTGCCCGGGAGCTGGTGATGAGGCCCCATATCTTATTTATAGATGAGCCTCTTTATCATCTTGACAG TGTCTCTGCTCTTCTGATGATGGTTACACTAAAGAAACTTGCCAGCACTGGTTTCACTCTTATCTTTACCATTTACCAGAGCAGTACTGAAGTGTTTGGCCTCTTTGATCGGATCTGCCTGCTATCAAATGGAAATACATTATTTTTTGGAGAAACTTTGGCTTGCTTGCAG CACTTCTCAAATGCCGGATTTCCTTGCCCAATTATGCAAAGTCCTTCTGATCACTTTCTACGTGCAATAAACACAGATTTTGATAGGATAATAGCAATGTGCAGAAATTGGCAG GATGACCATGGAGACTTTTCATCagtaaatatggatactgctgttgCTATTCGTACCTTAGAAGCAACGTACAAATCATCAGCAGATGCTGCTGCAGTTGAAACAATGATATTGAAACTCACAGAAAAG GAGGGTCCATATCTTAAAAGCAAAGGAAAAGCTAGCTGTGCTACTAGGGTTGCAGTTTTGACATGGAGATCATTGTTAATTATGTCGAGGGACTGGAAATACTACTGGCTTCGTCTTATTCTTTATATGCTTCTCACACTCTGTATTGGAACAGTATTTTCTGGCCTGGGGCATTCTTTGTCTTCCGTTGTT ACAAGAGTTGCAGCGATATTCACATTTATATCATTCACTTCGCTTCTAAGTATTGCCGGAGTACCTTCAATTTTGAAGGAAATCAAG ATATTTGCCAGTGAAGAATCAAATAGGCATTCCGGGGCATTAGTCTTTTTACTTGGGCAGCTTCTCTCTAGCATCCCATTTCTGTTTCTCGTCTCCATTTCATCAAGTCTAGTCTTCTATTTCCTCATAGGGTTACGAGACGAATTCAGCTTGTTAATGTACTTCGTTTTGAATTTCTTCATATGTCTCTTAGTAAATGAAGGATTAATGCTGCTTATCACTTCCCTTTGGCTACATGTTTTCTGGAGTGTCTTGACGCTGGTATCAATGCAT GTGGTAATGATGCTTTCCGCTGGATATCTAAGAATTCGAAATACTTTGCCAGGACCAGTGTGGACATATCCAATATCCTATATTGCTTTTCACACTTACTCTATTCAG GGACTTTTGGAGAATGAGTACCTAGGGACTTCGTTCGCAGTTGGGGAAGTGAGGACCATTTCTGGGATTCAGGCCCTCCGAAGTGCATACGATATCTCTTCCGACAGTAATTCGAAATGGGAAAATCTGTTGGTATTGTTTCTGATGGCAATTGCATATCGTATACTAGTGCTTATTGTTCTGCATTTTCGGGTTGGAAAGAATGAATCTGTACTTAAGTTTTGCCGCTGTAATCAGGATACAAACGATCCAAGATGA
- the LOC110613480 gene encoding cell division cycle protein 48 homolog, whose amino-acid sequence MYTQTSTDFLFLFSSPKKALLLHDIPTSTMSHQAESSDSKSAKKDFSTAILERKKSPNRLIVDEAVNDDNSVVSMHSETMEKLQLFRGDTILIKGKKRKDTICIALADDTCEPPKIRMNKVVRSNLRVRLGDVVSVHQCPDVKYGKRVHILPIDDTIEGVTGNLFDAYLKPYFLEAYRPVRKGDLFLVRGGMRSVEFKVIETDPGEYCVVAPDTEIFCEGEPVRREDEDRLDEVGYDDVGGVRKQMAQIRELVELPLRHPQLFKSIGVKPPKGILLYGPPGSGKTLIARAVANETGAFFFCINGPEIMSKLAGESESNLRKAFEEAEKNAPSIIFIDELDSIAPKREKTHGEVERRIVSQLLTLMDGLKSRAHVIVIGATNRPNSIDPALRRFGRFDREIDIGVPDEIGRLEVLRIHTKNMKLSDEVDLERIAKDTHGYVGADLAALCTEAALQCIREKMDVIDLEDDSIDAEILNSMAVTNEHFQTALGTSNPSALRETVVEVPNVSWEDIGGLENVKRELQETVQYPVEHPEKFEKFGMSPSKGVLFYGPPGCGKTLLAKAIANECQANFISVKGPELLTMWFGESEANVREIFDKARQSAPCVLFFDELDSIATQRGSSVGDAGGAADRVLNQLLTEMDGMSAKKTVFIIGATNRPDIIDPALLRPGRLDQLIYIPLPDEDSRHQIFKACLRKSPVSKDVDLRALAKYTQGFSGADITEICQRACKYAIRENIEKDIEKEKRRSENPEAMDEDVEDEVAEIKAAHFEESMKFARRSVSDADIRKYQAFAQTLQQSRGFGTEFRFSETRSSGATSDPFTTPAGGADDDDLYG is encoded by the exons atgtaCACACAAACTAGCACggactttctttttcttttttcttcgcCAAAAAAAGCTCTACTTCTACACGATATTCCAACGAGTACGATGTCTCACCAAGCGGAATCTTCTGATTC GAAATCGGCGAAGAAAGACTTCTCGACGGCCATTTTGGAGCGGAAGAAGTCTCCTAATCGGCTGATCGTTGATGAGGCTGTTAACGATGACAATTCCGTCGTTTCGATGCATTCGGAGACCATGGAGAAGCTCCAGCTTTTCCGCGGTGATACCATTCTTATCAAG GGAAAGAAACGGAAGGATACAATCTGCATTGCTCTTGCTGATGACACCTGTGAGCCGCCCAAAATCAGGATGAATAAGGTCGTTAGATCTAACCTGAGGGTTCGACTTGGAGATGTTGTATCTGTGCACCAATGCCCAGATGTTAAGTATGGAAAGCGTGTCCACATACTGCCCATTGATGATACCATAGAAGGTGTCACTGGGAATCTGTTTGATGCATACCTGAAAC CTTATTTCTTGGAGGCATATCGCCCAGTGAGGAAAGGGGATCTTTTCCTTGTTAGAGGAGGGATGAGAAGTGTAGAGTTCAAGGTCATAGAAACTGATCCAGGAGAATATTGTGTGGTCGCGCCAGATACTGAGATTTTCTGCGAGGGGGAACCTGTGAGAAGGGAGGATGAGGACAGGCTAGATGAAGTGGGATATGATGATGTTGGTGGTGTTAGGAAGCAGATGGCTCAGATACGTGAGTTAGTGGAGCTGCCGTTGAGGCATCCTCAACTTTTCAAATCAATTGGTGTGAAGCCACCAAAAGGAATTTTGCTATATGGGCCCCCAGGTTCAGGAAAGACATTGATAGCTCGAGCTGTTGCTAATGAAACTGGTGCATTTTTCTTCTGTATCAATGGTCCTGAGATAATGTCCAAGTTGGCTGGAGAGAGTGAAAGCAATCTGAGGAAGGCATTTGAAGAAGCTGAAAAGAATGCTCCATCCATCATCTTTATTGATGAGCTTGATTCAATTGCTCCCAAGCGTGAGAAGACTCATGGTGAAGTTGAAAGACGGATTGTCTCACAGCTTTTAACTCTTATGGATGGGCTCAAATCTAGGGCACATGTCATTGTGATTGGTGCCACTAATCGTCCAAACAGTATTGACCCAGCTTTGAGAAGGTTTGGAAGGTTTGATAGGGAAATAGACATTGGTGTCCCTGATGAAATTGGGCGCCTTGAAGTTCTACGAATCCATACAAAGAATATGAAACTCTCTGACGAG GTTGATCTGGAAAGGATTGCAAAAGATACCCATGGCTATGTTGGCGCTGACCTTGCTGCCCTATGTACTGAAGCTGCACTCCAATGCATCAGAGAGAAGATGGATGTGATTGACTTAGAAGATGATTCTATTGATGCTGAGATACTTAATTCCATGGCAGTTACAAATGAGCACTTCCAAACTGCCCTTGGAACGAGCAACCCATCTGCTTTACGCGAAACT GTTGTCGAAGTGCCCAATGTTAGCTGGGAGGACATTGGTGGTCTTGAGAACGTTAAACGGGAGCTTCAGGAG ACTGTTCAATATCCTGTTGAGCATCCAGAGAAGTTTGAGAAGTTTGGCATGTCACCTTCAAAAGGTGTCCTCTTCTATGGCCCACCTGGATGTGGAAAAACCCTACTGGCTAAAGCAATTGCGAATGAATGTCAGGCAAACTTCATAAGCGTCAAGGGTCCTGAATTACTAACCATGTGGTTTGGTGAGAGCGAAGCCAATGTTAGAGAAATTTTTGACAAGGCCCGACAATCTGCACCATGTGTCCTTTTCTTTGATGAGCTTGACTCTATTGCTACTCAG AGGGGAAGCAGCGTTGGTGATGCTGGTGGTGCAGCTGATCGAGTACTGAACCAACTTCTCACTGAAATGGATGGCATGTCGGCAAAGAAGACTGTTTTCATAATAGGGGCCACCAACAGACCCGACATTATTGACCCAGCACTCTTGCGTCCTGGCCGACTTGATCAGTTGATTTATATTCCTCTTCCAGATGAAGATTCACGCCATCAAATCTTCAAAGCCTGTCTGAGGAAATCACCTGTCTCGAAAGATGTTGATTTGAGGGCCTTGGCCAAGTATACTCAAGGATTCAGTGGAGCTGATATTACTGAAATTTGTCAGCGGGCATGCAAATATGCCATAAGGGAGAATATAGAGAAG GATAttgagaaagagaagaggagaagtGAGAATCCAGAGGCAATGGATGAGGATGTTGAGGATGAGGTGGCTGAGATCAAAGCCGCTCATTTTGAGGAGTCGATGAAATTTGCTCGCAGGAGTGTAAGTGATGCTGACATTCGTAAATATCAAGCATTTGCGCAGACATTGCAGCAATCTAGGGGATTTGGGACAGAATTTAGGTTTTCAGAAACAAGGAGCAGTGGTGCAACATCTGATCCTTTCACAACACCAGCTGGTGGGGCTGATGATGATGATCTCTATGGTTAG
- the LOC110612791 gene encoding SNF1-related protein kinase regulatory subunit beta-3 gives MSNQYGEDHEDTTVMGFEVPKSPDSSYNNPYPGNEDEARDPPLVPSHLQHTLLSHPASVDAPETIPAPQSVILNHLYIENREAPRSMVALGFTHRFRSKYVTVVLYKPVQRRGSNST, from the exons ATGAGCAACCAATATGGCGAAGACCAT GAAGACACAACAGTAATGGGATTTGAAGTTCCAAAATCTCCTGATTCGAGTTACAACAATCCCTACCCTGGGAATGAAGATGAGGCACGTGACCCACCTTTAGTCCCTTCTCACCTGCAACACACCTTGCTTAGCCACCCAGCAAGTGTAGACGCTCCCGAAACTATTCCTGCACCGCAGAGTGTAATTCTCAATCATCTTTACATTGAGAACCGGGAGGCCCCACGTTCTAtggtggctcttggttttactCATCGCTTCCGTTCAAAATATGTCACAGTTGTGCTGTACAAACCAGTTCAGAGGAGGGGGAGCAACAGCACTTAG